One window from the genome of Sardina pilchardus chromosome 12, fSarPil1.1, whole genome shotgun sequence encodes:
- the acat2 gene encoding acetyl-CoA acetyltransferase, cytosolic — MDRETVVIVSAARTPIGSFNGAFSTLPLHELASVVIKDVLQRAGVTPDQVSEVIMGHVLTAGHGQNPARQAAVAAGIPYAVPAWSCQMVCGSGLKAVCLGCQAVQTGDATVVLAGGMESMSRAPHTVQMRSGVKMGDTPLQDSIVADGLTDAFHSYHMGITAENVAKQWAVSREEQDQFAVSSQNRTEAAQKAGHFHHEIVPVTVPSRKGPVEVREDEFPRHGSSLEAMTKLKPCFLRDGSGTVTPGNASGINDGAAATVLMSQSEAQRRGLKPMARISSWAQAGLDPSVMGTGPILAIRKAVEKAGWKLEQVDLFEVNEAFAAQSVAVLKDLGLNPDKVNVSGGAISLGHPLGMSGCRVLVTLLHALQRTGGKRGVASLCIGGGMGIAMCVETV, encoded by the exons ATGGACCGTGAGACAGTTGTCATCGTCTCTGCAGCAAGAACTCCGATAG ggtcgtTTAATGGAGCCTTCTCCACACTGCCTCTGCATGAGTTGGCGTCCGTGGTGATCAAGGACGTGCTGCAGCGTGCTGGCGTGACCCCAGACCAGGTGTCAGAGGTCATCATGGGTCACGTGCTCACCGCAG GCCACGGGCAGAACCCTGCGCGgcaggcggcggtggcggcgggcaTCCCCTACGCGGTGCCCGCCTGGAGCTGCCAGATGGTGTGCGGGTCGGGCCTGAAGGCCGTGTGTCTGGGCTGCCAGGCCGTCCAGACGGGAGACGCCACCGTGGTGCTGGCGGGGGGCATGGAGAGCATGAGCAGG GCTCCCCATACTGTTCAGATGCGCTCGGGGGTGAAGATGGGAGACACGCCCCTCCAAGACTCCATCGTTGCTGACGGCCTGACCGACGCCTTCCACTCCTACCACATGGGCATCACAG CGGAGAACGTGGCGAAGCAGTGGGCGGTGTCGCGGGAGGAGCAGGACCAGTTCGCCGTGTCGTCCCAGAACAGAACCGAGGCGGCGCAGAAGGCGGGACATTTCCACCACGAGATCGTCCCGGTCACCGTGCCCTCGCGCAAAG gtCCAGTAGAGGTGCGTGAGGACGAGTTCCCGCGTCACGGCAGCAGCCTGGAGGCGATGACCAAACTCAAGCCCTGCTTCCTGAGGGACGGATCCGGCACCGTCACCCCCGGCAACGCCTCAG GGATCAACGACGGCGCTGCAGCCACTGTGCTCATGAGCCAATCAGAGGCTCAGAGGCGGGGCTTGAAGCCAATGGCACGAATCAGCTCCTGGGCTCAGGCGGGCCTGGACCCGTCAGTCATGGGCACTGGGCCAATCCTGGCCATCAGGAAGGCG gtggagaaGGCGGGCTGGAAGCTGGAGCAGGTGGATCTGTTTGAGGTGAACGAGGCCTTTGCTGCCCAGTCTGTAGCGGTGCTGAAGGACCTCGGCCTCAACCCAGACAAg gtgAATGTGTCGGGTGGGGCCATATCTCTGGGGCATCCTCTGGGCATGTCCGGCTGCAGGGTGCTGGTGACGCTTCTGCACGCGCTCCAACGGACCGGCGGGAAGAGGGGCGTGGCTTCACTCTGCATCGGAGGAGGGATGGGCATCGCCATGTGTGTGGAGACcgtctga